One stretch of Bacteroidia bacterium DNA includes these proteins:
- a CDS encoding gliding motility-associated C-terminal domain-containing protein, protein MKKSYLISAAVLLLLSLGAYAQPIYKLPTGWRQAVYYHGNYYQSPPDSPVPIQYVGDTVLCGKTYCKINELSFFWSADTSTRYVRIDSGKYFELRHVGSCKEVLLYDFSLNEQDTFFPFRLNGDYVDDWIFSDYYIVDSISTITLPDSSQRKWMRLKSNGYYRQYAYWVEGIGDIEMGFFASGDFEGGRTSLICHKEEQELIWETLENRDIADCNSLIGILEPNGGGCTINYSKQSNSKQYNIWYFGQNAGLDFNGDTPVALTNSAMFVEHGCASISDANGNLLFYTDGKTIWDKNHVPMPNGTGLTGQAFSTQSVMIVPQPGNDLVYYVFITNESWNSNNFCYSIVNMRLNGGTGDVEYTKKNSLILANVTNKLTATYHANCKDIWIIVHGLGNANFYAYLLTSTGLELSPVVSSTGIVNNNNFDNMQLKVSPNGEKLANCISNIGRVQLFDFDTQTGTINNPITINFHSRLRPTSCEFSPNSEKFYIYCLDPKISNPVFQYDITSNDSLVIAESREMISYKGGGFLQLATNGKIYVSNPYNESYIGVINSPNASGTSSNYIEKAIYLAGKKSYTSLPNILITKPCVEQIDFTVNIGCQNKNSFFNFIGTYCVDSLKWNLGNGTCSEVQLTDSFHYIYSFSGDYITKMIYWRNGVSDTIEKSIEIPQSYIDTQIFKIFQGDTLFVGGKYYTTSGNYSDTFQSVSGCDSVVFTNLTVCNIDSSIQYFEICRGDSIHIGSNSYYETGTYIDTLISSFGCDSIVTTNLTIITPIVTLNTYNECEGFSVIVGANTYSASGVYKDVVNDCDTIITDLTINPLPIFSFLKTDDNCKDGIGRVAVANVSGTPPFSYNWNTGSTDSVITDLGAGYYVVSVIDSNSCTKADTAEVLNFDIDCEFYLYVPNAFSPNRDGLHDVFKVVTHSLSHFDMQIYNRWGEMIFRSDNPNVGWDGTFGGVDCKQDIYTIVIHYGGKAGTVLQHKSTLHLLR, encoded by the coding sequence ATGAAAAAAAGCTACCTCATATCAGCAGCCGTTTTGTTGCTCCTTAGCCTAGGCGCATATGCTCAACCCATCTATAAATTGCCGACAGGCTGGCGACAAGCGGTCTATTATCATGGTAATTATTATCAATCACCACCTGATTCACCTGTGCCAATACAATATGTGGGAGATACTGTATTGTGTGGCAAAACATATTGCAAAATCAATGAATTAAGTTTCTTTTGGAGTGCTGATACGAGTACAAGATATGTTAGAATTGACAGCGGTAAGTATTTCGAACTTCGCCATGTAGGTTCTTGTAAAGAAGTGTTGTTGTATGATTTCAGTTTAAATGAGCAAGACACGTTTTTCCCGTTCAGGCTAAATGGCGACTATGTGGATGATTGGATTTTTTCAGATTACTATATTGTGGATAGTATATCAACTATTACGCTTCCTGATAGCTCTCAAAGGAAGTGGATGAGATTAAAATCTAATGGTTATTATCGCCAGTATGCTTATTGGGTTGAAGGAATTGGAGATATTGAAATGGGCTTTTTTGCCAGTGGCGACTTTGAAGGAGGAAGAACAAGCTTAATTTGTCATAAGGAGGAACAAGAACTTATTTGGGAAACATTGGAAAACAGAGATATTGCTGATTGTAATTCTTTAATTGGGATATTAGAACCCAATGGGGGCGGGTGTACTATAAACTATTCCAAGCAATCTAACAGTAAACAGTATAATATCTGGTATTTTGGGCAAAATGCAGGCTTAGATTTTAACGGAGATACGCCTGTAGCTTTAACAAACAGTGCAATGTTTGTTGAACATGGCTGTGCAAGTATTTCTGATGCCAACGGAAATTTATTGTTTTATACTGACGGAAAAACTATTTGGGACAAGAATCATGTGCCTATGCCCAATGGAACTGGACTAACTGGACAGGCATTTTCAACCCAATCAGTTATGATTGTACCGCAACCCGGAAATGATTTGGTTTACTATGTATTCATAACGAATGAATCGTGGAATAGTAATAATTTCTGTTATTCAATAGTGAATATGCGCCTAAATGGGGGAACGGGAGATGTGGAATACACCAAAAAAAACTCTCTCATTTTGGCAAATGTAACCAATAAACTTACTGCCACCTATCATGCAAACTGTAAGGATATCTGGATTATAGTCCATGGTTTAGGAAATGCAAATTTTTATGCTTATCTGCTTACTTCCACAGGACTTGAATTATCACCAGTTGTATCATCAACGGGTATTGTGAATAATAATAATTTTGACAATATGCAGCTTAAAGTTAGTCCTAATGGAGAAAAACTAGCTAACTGCATTTCCAATATAGGGAGGGTTCAATTATTTGACTTTGATACTCAGACCGGAACAATAAACAATCCCATTACTATAAATTTTCACTCCCGGTTACGCCCAACCAGTTGTGAATTTTCTCCTAACTCGGAAAAGTTTTATATTTATTGTTTAGACCCCAAGATCTCCAATCCTGTTTTTCAGTATGACATAACATCAAACGACAGTCTTGTTATAGCAGAAAGCAGAGAGATGATTTCTTATAAGGGCGGAGGTTTTCTTCAATTGGCTACAAATGGCAAGATATATGTTTCAAACCCATACAATGAATCCTATATAGGTGTAATAAACAGCCCTAATGCATCGGGTACATCATCAAATTATATTGAAAAAGCAATCTATCTGGCAGGAAAGAAAAGCTATACAAGCCTTCCAAATATATTAATAACAAAGCCTTGTGTTGAGCAAATTGATTTTACTGTAAATATCGGCTGTCAAAATAAAAACTCATTTTTCAACTTTATCGGAACTTATTGTGTTGATAGCTTGAAATGGAATTTAGGAAACGGTACTTGCTCGGAAGTTCAATTAACAGACTCATTTCATTATATATATTCGTTCTCAGGGGACTATATAACTAAAATGATTTATTGGAGAAATGGCGTATCTGATACCATTGAAAAAAGCATCGAAATTCCTCAAAGCTATATAGATACTCAAATATTTAAAATCTTTCAGGGAGACACATTATTTGTTGGGGGGAAATACTATACAACTTCGGGTAATTATTCAGATACATTTCAGAGTGTATCAGGTTGCGATAGTGTTGTTTTCACTAACTTAACTGTTTGTAATATTGATTCAAGTATCCAATATTTTGAGATATGTCGTGGAGATAGCATACATATTGGTTCAAATAGTTATTATGAAACTGGCACTTATATTGACACTCTTATTTCAAGTTTTGGTTGCGACAGCATTGTTACAACCAATTTGACTATTATTACTCCCATTGTTACCCTCAACACTTACAACGAATGTGAAGGGTTTAGCGTAATAGTCGGGGCAAATACCTATTCCGCTTCGGGAGTGTATAAAGATGTCGTAAACGACTGCGATACAATAATTACAGACCTAACCATTAACCCATTACCAATCTTCTCTTTTTTAAAGACAGACGATAATTGCAAGGATGGAATAGGGCGTGTTGCTGTTGCCAATGTTTCAGGCACACCTCCTTTTTCCTATAATTGGAACACAGGTTCAACCGATTCTGTTATTACGGACTTAGGGGCAGGTTATTATGTTGTATCTGTTATAGACAGCAACAGTTGTACAAAAGCAGACACAGCAGAAGTGCTTAATTTCGACATAGACTGTGAGTTTTATCTGTATGTTCCCAATGCTTTTTCTCCGAATAGGGACGGACTGCATGATGTTTTCAAAGTGGTTACACATTCTTTGAGCCATTTTGATATGCAGATTTACAACCGTTGGGGTGAAATGATATTCAGGAGTGATAATCCCAATGTGGGTTGGGACGGAACATTTGGTGGTGTGGATTGCAAACAAGATATTTATACTATTGTCATTCACTACGGAGGGAAAGCGGGAACAGTTTTGCAGCATAAGAGTACATTGCATTTGCTACGATAG
- a CDS encoding T9SS type A sorting domain-containing protein → MLPTYAQPYETNPDYKRANIWYFGYQAGVDFNSGSPAPVFDGQTKQTWEGFSTLCDTAGNLLFYTDTRTVWNKNHDIVENGTDINGHPSSTQGSVLLQHPENDSLVHLFVTVPSIFPNVGLRHNVINTKSNNGGGKVIVKNKLLLSATTEKLTAINHDNGKDIWIIAHGYTSNSYFSYLLTKEGLVECPVQSVTGNILEGDPTFWSFNCQGNMLLNYQGNQVAAAILRTGKVEIFDFDNSTGILKISDTIYFNSNVYCVAYNGKGNRLFIQTVDANRDTSYLYYYENKELVLITKYLHGTIQYLTNFNDVIYVGSMDSSFLSAIENINDSLPTFQEKAVDLNPFGNSIAGSIGLCNFNPSYHYTPSINFTYRLNCIENTIQFHGQDTFSATTHDWLITKQGAAPVTANIKAPLIEFEDTGVYSVRYIASNGSRSDTVTKEVTILPKIDKNFLGSDTGWCESVGASLTLQAPLGMHCYEWSNGNTGNELVTDTTGVYFVKIVTPNFCVLYDTITVTVDTVPNAPTIYRDNDTLKTDDVSPKYLWLRDGNPTGTNSPRLVLSDTGIYQLQVMSNGGCTAFSDTIHIPAEADTSTDNVNTILFKNIKLYPNPATNELTIEVLEQGGYSYEITGIAGNLITSGNLQRGGNTIDITRISAGVYFVHVLLDNNRISTCKLIKVNE, encoded by the coding sequence TTGCTTCCAACTTACGCCCAACCCTACGAAACCAATCCTGACTACAAGCGGGCTAACATTTGGTATTTTGGCTACCAAGCAGGGGTGGACTTTAATTCAGGCTCGCCTGCACCTGTTTTTGACGGACAAACAAAACAAACGTGGGAAGGGTTCTCTACCCTTTGTGATACTGCGGGAAATCTACTGTTCTATACAGACACAAGGACTGTTTGGAACAAAAATCATGATATTGTTGAAAATGGAACAGACATAAATGGACACCCATCCTCTACGCAAGGTTCTGTTTTATTGCAACACCCCGAAAATGATTCATTAGTACACTTGTTTGTTACAGTACCGAGTATTTTTCCAAATGTGGGGTTGCGACACAATGTAATAAACACAAAATCAAATAATGGAGGGGGCAAAGTGATAGTAAAGAACAAATTATTGCTGTCTGCAACTACTGAAAAATTGACTGCAATAAATCACGATAACGGCAAAGACATTTGGATTATAGCGCACGGTTACACTTCCAATTCTTATTTTTCATATTTGCTTACAAAAGAAGGGTTGGTTGAATGTCCCGTCCAGTCTGTAACAGGTAATATCTTAGAAGGCGACCCCACTTTCTGGTCATTTAACTGTCAGGGAAATATGCTCTTAAATTATCAGGGCAATCAGGTAGCAGCAGCAATCCTGCGTACAGGAAAAGTAGAAATATTTGATTTTGATAATAGTACAGGTATCCTTAAAATATCCGATACTATTTACTTTAACTCAAATGTCTATTGCGTGGCGTATAATGGCAAAGGCAATCGCCTTTTTATACAAACTGTTGATGCCAACAGGGATACGTCTTACTTGTATTATTACGAAAATAAGGAGTTGGTTTTAATAACCAAATATCTTCATGGAACAATTCAATATCTGACAAATTTCAATGATGTAATCTATGTCGGCAGTATGGACTCTTCCTTTCTAAGTGCTATTGAAAACATAAACGACAGTTTACCAACATTCCAAGAAAAAGCGGTTGATTTAAACCCTTTTGGCAATTCTATTGCTGGCTCTATTGGATTGTGTAATTTTAACCCAAGCTATCATTACACCCCCTCAATCAATTTTACCTATCGCTTAAATTGCATTGAAAACACAATTCAATTTCACGGACAAGACACGTTTTCCGCCACTACTCACGATTGGCTTATTACAAAGCAAGGCGCAGCACCTGTTACCGCTAATATTAAAGCCCCCTTAATTGAATTTGAGGACACAGGCGTTTATAGTGTCCGCTACATCGCAAGCAACGGCAGCAGAAGCGACACAGTAACCAAAGAAGTAACAATCTTACCCAAGATAGACAAGAACTTTTTAGGCTCTGACACGGGTTGGTGTGAGAGCGTAGGCGCAAGCCTAACCCTGCAAGCACCTTTGGGTATGCACTGTTACGAATGGAGCAACGGAAATACAGGTAATGAGTTGGTTACTGATACCACAGGCGTTTACTTTGTTAAAATAGTAACCCCTAACTTTTGTGTGCTGTATGATACCATTACAGTAACAGTAGATACTGTCCCCAATGCTCCAACCATTTACAGGGATAACGATACCTTAAAGACAGATGATGTTTCCCCCAAATATCTATGGCTAAGGGACGGCAACCCCACAGGCACAAACAGCCCAAGATTGGTTTTGAGTGATACAGGAATATACCAGTTGCAGGTTATGAGCAATGGCGGCTGCACCGCCTTTTCTGATACAATACACATACCTGCGGAAGCAGATACCTCAACGGATAATGTGAACACAATACTATTTAAAAACATAAAGTTGTACCCCAACCCCGCTACCAATGAATTAACCATTGAAGTTTTGGAACAAGGCGGGTACTCCTACGAGATAACAGGCATTGCAGGAAACCTCATCACATCGGGCAACCTGCAAAGAGGCGGAAACACAATAGACATTACCCGCATAAGTGCGGGCGTGTACTTTGTTCATGTGCTGCTTGACAACAACCGAATAAGCACCTGCAAGCTGATAAAAGTAAACGAATAA
- a CDS encoding helix-turn-helix domain-containing protein, with amino-acid sequence MNLQNPEIIAKIGAKLKRLRIEKGYTSYENFAMDFDLSRAYYWKVERGQQNLSMDYFLSLLKIHEISLKDFFSDID; translated from the coding sequence ATGAATTTGCAAAACCCAGAAATTATCGCTAAAATTGGAGCGAAACTAAAGCGATTAAGAATTGAAAAAGGGTACACGAGCTATGAGAATTTTGCAATGGACTTTGACCTTAGCAGGGCTTACTATTGGAAAGTGGAGCGGGGACAACAAAACCTCTCAATGGATTACTTCTTGTCCCTGCTCAAAATTCATGAAATCTCGCTTAAAGATTTCTTTTCTGATATTGATTAG